TGCCGAACCCTCCACCCACGTCGGGGGTCAGGACCTTCAGCTTCTCGGGCTCGATGCCCAGGATCTTTCCGGCGATCTGGTTGCGGATCGAAAAGACGCCCTGGGTGGTCGTGGTGAGGGTCAGCTGGTCCGCCCCGGCGTCGTACTCGCCGATGGCGTTGCGCGGCTCCAGGGAGTTCACCACGATGCGGTTGTTGACCACCTCCAGCTCGATCACCCGCGCGGCCTTAGACAGCGCCTGGTCGGTGGCGGCCTCGTCGCCGGTCTCCCAGGTGAAGGCCAGGTTGTCGGGCGCGGCCTCGTGCAACACCGGCGCGCCCGGCTGCATCGCCTTCTGCGGGTCGATGACGGCCTCCAGGTCTTCGTAGTCGACCATGACCATCTCGGCGGCTTCCTGCGCGGCCTCGGGCGTTTCGGCGACCACGAAGGCGACAGGGTCGCCGACGTGGCGAACCTTGCCGCGCGCCAGCACCGGGTGGCCCGGAGAGATCGGCTTCTGGCCGTCCTTGCCGGGAATCATGGTCATGCAGGGAATGTCCTGGATACCGGCGGCGTCGAGTTCGGCGTGGGTGTAGACCGCCAGCACGCCCTCGACCTCCTTGGCGTCGTCGGTCTCGATGGAGAGGATCGTCGCGTGGGCATGGGGACTGCGAACCACCGCGCCGAAGACCGCCCCCTCGGGCCGGATGTCGTCGGTGTAACAGCCCTCGCCGGTCAAGAGCCGCTGGTCCTCAACGCGCCGGATGGACTGTCCGATGCCGAACTTCTTCATCTCTTCTCCTGTCGTCTTTCGCCGGGCCCGCGCGCAGCCCGCGGCGCGCCACTTTCCCCCAGAAACCTAAGTCGGCGGCGATCATAGAGAAGCCCCCGAGGCTAGGCCAAGGCAAAGTTGGGAAAAGATCTCGTGCCGCGGCGGTCAGAGGCCCGCGACGCTCTCTTCGATCAGGAAATCGACGACGGACTCCAGGGCCTCCTGCTTGGAGGCGCCTTCGGAGAGCGCGCGCTCGTAGGTCGCGATCTGCTGGTGGGCGGAGGTCTTGCGGTGCAGGATCTCGCGGGCGCGCTCCACCTCTTCCAGACAGTCCAGCGCAAGCGCGTCCTCGTGGATCAGCACCAGGATCTCCTCCAGCAGGTCGGCGTAGGGCACGATCACGCCGCGCCCGAAGTCCACCAGCCCCTCGTCCAGCCCATAGCGCTGCGCGCGCCAGCGGTTCTCCTGCACCAGCATGTTGGTGTAGCGCCGCCAGCGCTGGTTGTTGCGCTTCAGGCGGTAGAGCATGCGCAGCAGGCAGACGTAGAGCGCGGCGATGGTGATGCCGTCGTCCATGCGCGTGCAGACGTCCGGGATGCGCAGCTCCAGGGTCGGGAAGCGCTGCGCCGGACGCACGTCCCACCAGAGCTTGGAGGCGTCTTCGAAGATCCCGGCGGAGATCAGGGTGTCGATATGCCGCCGGTACTCGCCGAAGGAATCGAAGCTCTCCGGCAGGCCGGTCCGGGGCAACTCGTCGAAGACCGAGATGCGGTAGGACATCAGGCCGGTCTTCTGTCCGCGCCAGAAGGGCGAGGAGGTGGAAAGCGCCAGCAGGTGCGGCAGGAAGTAGCTGATCTGCCCCAGCAGATCGATGCGCAGCTCGTCGTCGTCGATGCCGACATGAACGTGCATGCCGCCGATCACCAGACGG
The window above is part of the Limibacillus sp. genome. Proteins encoded here:
- a CDS encoding carboxylate-amine ligase; this translates as MAEPTFTVGIEEEYMLVDPKTRNLSDRVPPSLVEECEAALEKGQVTPEFLQAQIEIGTRKCDTIKEAGQEVAQLRRLVADTAGKHDLAIIASSTHPFAAWDAQHHTDKERYNVLARDMQGVARRLVIGGMHVHVGIDDDELRIDLLGQISYFLPHLLALSTSSPFWRGQKTGLMSYRISVFDELPRTGLPESFDSFGEYRRHIDTLISAGIFEDASKLWWDVRPAQRFPTLELRIPDVCTRMDDGITIAALYVCLLRMLYRLKRNNQRWRRYTNMLVQENRWRAQRYGLDEGLVDFGRGVIVPYADLLEEILVLIHEDALALDCLEEVERAREILHRKTSAHQQIATYERALSEGASKQEALESVVDFLIEESVAGL